The sequence CGCCATTGCAAGAAAGATAGCACCTGCAAAGAAACCGACAGTCGTTGTGAGCAGTCCCTCTGCCGCCACCATTTCTGCAAGCCCTGCCAGTGAGGCGGACATTGCAGCCGCCATCGTGGCCGCATTCGCCAAGTCGAAAGAATAAGTAACACCCGGAGGACAATTCCAAATGAAAAAACAAGTCAAGTTCATGTGCACCGCGTTCC comes from Sulfuricurvum sp. IAE1 and encodes:
- a CDS encoding OadG family protein: MVFLAQLPKEQLIAQLENGVILMVLGIATVFVFLTLLVFLTKGMSAIARKIAPAKKPTVVVSSPSAATISASPASEADIAAAIVAAFAKSKE